A region from the Lysobacter antibioticus genome encodes:
- a CDS encoding ABC transporter ATP-binding protein, with protein sequence MTTEPPIVRLTDLRLDRGGRSVLRGINLSVPRGSIVAVLGPSGSGKSTLLSALTGELAPAAGTVEVFGQKVPQDQRELLELRKGIGVLLQGNGLLTDLTAAENVALPLRAHTRLPKALIQRLVLMKLHAVGLHAAADAFPRELSGGMARRVALARALALDPPLMIYDEPLTGLDPIASGVVMSLVRRLNDTLGLTSIVVTHHVHETLPVADHAIVIANGGIVFSGTPGELERSQDPLVRQFLLGEPDGPIGFDAAPRTTTEAA encoded by the coding sequence ATGACGACCGAACCGCCCATCGTCCGCCTGACCGACCTCCGCCTCGACCGCGGTGGCCGCAGCGTGCTGCGCGGGATCAATCTGTCGGTGCCGCGCGGCAGCATCGTCGCGGTGCTGGGCCCGTCGGGCAGCGGCAAGTCGACCCTGCTGTCGGCCCTGACCGGCGAACTGGCCCCGGCCGCGGGCACGGTCGAGGTGTTCGGCCAGAAGGTGCCGCAGGATCAGCGCGAGCTGCTCGAACTGCGCAAGGGCATCGGCGTGCTGCTGCAGGGCAACGGCCTGCTGACCGACCTCACCGCGGCCGAAAACGTCGCCCTGCCGCTGCGCGCGCACACCCGCCTGCCGAAGGCGCTGATCCAACGCCTGGTGCTGATGAAGCTGCACGCGGTCGGCCTGCACGCCGCCGCGGATGCCTTCCCGCGCGAGCTGTCCGGCGGCATGGCGCGCCGGGTCGCGCTGGCGCGCGCGCTGGCACTGGACCCGCCGCTGATGATCTACGACGAGCCGCTGACCGGGCTGGACCCGATCGCCTCGGGCGTGGTCATGAGCCTGGTGCGCCGTCTCAACGACACTCTCGGCCTGACCAGCATCGTGGTCACCCATCACGTCCACGAAACCCTGCCGGTCGCCGACCACGCCATCGTGATCGCCAACGGCGGCATCGTGTTCTCGGGCACGCCGGGCGAACTCGAACGCAGCCAGGACCCGCTGGTGCGCCAATTCCTGCTCGGCGAACCCGACGGCCCGATCGGCTTCGACGCCGCACCGCGCACCACCACGGAGGCCGCCTGA
- a CDS encoding MlaC/ttg2D family ABC transporter substrate-binding protein, which yields MKRSLISIVLASALLAGAPSLALAQVTAAPGTAPAAGTPSAMVLNNSTRILSTLEARRAEFSKNRAALSQFISTEFNQVFDRDYAARLVLGTHGRGASDADVAAFADALTGSLMQRYGSALLDFNTKLKVRIKSETPLRGGAIVKVSSEFLRQGGEPIPVDYLLRKNGAQWKVFDVMVEGVSFVQTFRNQFDTPLNQKSIAQVAKDLKAGKLQAQASGN from the coding sequence ATGAAGCGTTCACTGATCTCCATCGTCCTCGCCTCGGCCCTGCTCGCCGGCGCTCCCTCGCTCGCCCTCGCCCAGGTCACCGCGGCGCCGGGCACCGCACCCGCCGCCGGCACGCCGAGCGCGATGGTGCTCAACAACAGCACCCGCATCCTGTCGACCCTGGAAGCGCGCCGCGCCGAGTTCAGCAAGAACCGCGCCGCGCTCAGCCAGTTCATCTCGACCGAGTTCAACCAGGTGTTCGACCGCGACTACGCCGCGCGCCTGGTCCTGGGCACGCACGGCCGCGGCGCCTCCGATGCCGACGTCGCCGCGTTCGCCGATGCCCTCACCGGCAGCTTGATGCAGCGCTACGGTTCGGCCCTGCTCGACTTCAACACCAAGCTCAAGGTCCGCATCAAGTCCGAGACCCCGCTGCGCGGCGGCGCCATCGTCAAAGTCTCCAGCGAGTTCCTGCGCCAGGGCGGCGAGCCGATTCCGGTCGACTACCTGCTGCGCAAGAACGGCGCGCAGTGGAAGGTGTTCGACGTGATGGTCGAAGGCGTGAGCTTCGTGCAGACCTTCCGCAATCAGTTCGACACGCCGCTGAACCAGAAGTCGATCGCCCAGGTCGCCAAGGACCTCAAGGCCGGCAAGCTGCAAGCCCAGGCGAGCGGCAACTGA
- a CDS encoding MlaE family lipid ABC transporter permease subunit, whose protein sequence is MPFIAATRSLGRAGLFSLSVLRASKPTRDFFRELIREIYKIGARSLPIIAVGGAFVGLSVTLLGYRALDTYGAANQVSAMLGLGMYRELGPVLTALLFIGRAGSSIAAELGLMRATDQITALGLMAIDPIAKAVAPRFWAAVLCVPLLTGFFCSLAISASYFESVHVIGIESGIFWQVLKDSVDFFDDFLMAFVKSAVFGATAALVAAYVGYHAEPTIEGTSVATTRAVVNASLLVLMFNFVMSALLFK, encoded by the coding sequence ATGCCCTTCATCGCTGCGACCCGCTCGCTGGGCCGTGCCGGCCTGTTCTCGCTGTCGGTGCTGCGCGCGTCCAAGCCGACCCGCGACTTCTTCCGCGAGCTGATCCGCGAGATTTACAAGATAGGTGCACGTTCGCTGCCGATCATCGCCGTTGGCGGCGCGTTCGTTGGCTTATCGGTGACATTGCTGGGCTATCGCGCGCTCGACACCTACGGCGCCGCCAACCAGGTCAGCGCCATGCTCGGCCTGGGCATGTATCGCGAGCTGGGGCCGGTGCTGACCGCATTGCTGTTCATCGGCCGCGCCGGCAGCTCGATCGCCGCCGAACTGGGCCTGATGCGGGCGACCGACCAGATCACCGCGCTCGGCCTGATGGCGATCGACCCGATCGCCAAGGCGGTCGCGCCGCGCTTCTGGGCGGCGGTGCTGTGCGTGCCGCTGCTGACCGGTTTCTTCTGCAGCCTGGCGATCAGCGCGAGCTATTTCGAATCGGTGCACGTGATCGGCATCGAGTCGGGGATCTTCTGGCAGGTGCTCAAGGACAGCGTCGATTTCTTCGACGACTTCCTGATGGCCTTCGTGAAGTCGGCGGTGTTCGGCGCGACCGCGGCCCTGGTCGCGGCCTATGTCGGCTACCACGCCGAGCCGACCATCGAGGGCACCTCGGTGGCGACGACCCGCGCCGTGGTCAACGCCTCGCTGCTGGTGCTGATGTTCAACTTCGTGATGTCGGCGCTGCTGTTCAAGTAA
- a CDS encoding rhomboid family intramembrane serine protease, with amino-acid sequence MHLPTEAPIPDTPAQRKADRSRLVRALNASLAFVLVLIAVFTAQGQFDVRAFTVQPWSAQGLVGLLTAPLLHGSIEHLAANATSLLLLGTLAGAVYPKATLRALPILWLGAGLGAWLLGDPGSYHLGASGLTHGLMFLVLTLGVLRRDRPSIAAAMIAFLLYGGMLLTVLPREIGVSWQAHLGGAVAGVIAAFAFRLRDPLPPRKRYSWEDEDEELVPARDELEPPSPQRVPVLWNRPVDGERGVVLRFPSREGQEE; translated from the coding sequence ATGCACCTGCCCACCGAAGCCCCGATCCCCGACACCCCGGCCCAACGCAAGGCCGACCGTAGCCGGTTGGTACGCGCGCTCAACGCCAGCCTGGCCTTCGTCCTGGTACTGATCGCGGTGTTTACCGCCCAGGGCCAGTTCGACGTGCGCGCCTTCACCGTCCAGCCGTGGTCGGCGCAGGGCCTGGTCGGCCTGCTGACCGCGCCGCTGCTGCACGGCTCGATCGAGCATCTGGCCGCCAACGCGACCTCGCTGTTGCTGCTCGGCACCCTGGCCGGCGCGGTCTACCCGAAGGCGACCCTGCGCGCACTGCCGATCCTCTGGCTCGGCGCCGGCCTCGGCGCCTGGCTGCTGGGCGATCCGGGCAGCTATCACCTCGGCGCCAGCGGCCTGACCCATGGCCTGATGTTCCTGGTCCTGACCCTCGGCGTGCTGCGTCGCGACCGCCCCTCGATCGCCGCGGCGATGATCGCCTTCCTGCTCTACGGCGGCATGCTGCTGACCGTGCTGCCGCGCGAGATCGGCGTGTCCTGGCAGGCCCACCTGGGCGGCGCGGTCGCCGGCGTGATCGCCGCTTTCGCGTTCCGCCTGCGCGACCCGCTGCCGCCGCGCAAGCGCTACAGCTGGGAAGACGAGGACGAAGAGCTGGTGCCGGCACGCGACGAACTGGAACCGCCGAGCCCGCAACGCGTGCCGGTGCTGTGGAACCGCCCGGTCGACGGCGAACGCGGCGTGGTCTTGCGATTTCCGTCGCGCGAGGGACAGGAGGAATAG
- a CDS encoding class I SAM-dependent rRNA methyltransferase, translated as MNNELPTVRLKNAWKSTHPWIFQRLVDKPAQRPKPGSIVNVLGVDGDWIGRGFYNGHSRIALRMLENDPDVEVDADWFARKIAAAVSLRRDVLKLDEVSDAWRVVHSEGDGLSGLVVDRYGDLLVVEYFSAGAFRHREWIYDALRQQFPGCRFYAFADEHVQKQESFDFRGTEAVPPATITEYGIKFRADPAGAHKTGFFADQRDNREWLSQQVAGKRVLDLCCNTGGFGVYAKVRGAEEVVGVDIDADVINIAKANAKLNGAQVKFVQADIFPYLRDVANAGDLYDVVILDPAKMTRDREQVIPALKKYLDMNKLALGALKPGGLFATFSCTGLVSEDQFLDMLRRAAFYAGRTVQVLKVSGAGADHPWLAQVPESRYLKAVFCRVLD; from the coding sequence ATGAATAACGAACTCCCCACCGTACGCCTCAAGAACGCCTGGAAATCCACCCACCCCTGGATCTTCCAGCGCCTGGTCGACAAGCCGGCCCAGCGCCCCAAGCCGGGCTCGATCGTCAACGTGCTCGGCGTCGACGGCGACTGGATCGGCCGCGGCTTCTACAACGGCCACTCGCGCATCGCCCTGCGCATGCTGGAAAACGATCCCGACGTCGAAGTCGACGCCGACTGGTTCGCGCGCAAGATCGCCGCGGCCGTGTCGCTGCGCCGCGACGTGCTCAAGCTCGACGAGGTCAGCGACGCTTGGCGCGTCGTGCACAGCGAGGGCGACGGCCTCAGCGGCCTGGTGGTCGACCGCTACGGCGATCTGCTGGTGGTCGAGTACTTCAGCGCCGGCGCCTTCCGTCACCGCGAATGGATCTACGACGCGCTGCGCCAGCAGTTCCCGGGCTGCCGCTTCTATGCCTTCGCCGACGAGCACGTGCAGAAGCAGGAAAGCTTCGACTTCCGCGGCACCGAGGCGGTGCCGCCGGCGACGATCACCGAGTACGGCATCAAGTTCCGCGCCGACCCGGCCGGCGCGCACAAGACCGGCTTTTTCGCCGATCAGCGCGACAACCGCGAATGGCTGTCGCAGCAGGTCGCCGGCAAGCGCGTGCTCGACCTGTGCTGCAACACCGGCGGTTTCGGCGTCTACGCCAAGGTGCGCGGCGCCGAGGAAGTGGTCGGCGTGGACATCGACGCCGATGTGATCAACATTGCCAAGGCCAACGCCAAGCTCAACGGCGCCCAGGTCAAGTTCGTCCAGGCCGACATCTTCCCGTACCTGCGCGACGTCGCGAACGCCGGCGATCTGTACGACGTGGTGATCCTCGACCCGGCCAAGATGACCCGCGACCGCGAGCAGGTGATTCCGGCGCTGAAGAAGTACCTCGACATGAACAAGCTGGCGCTCGGCGCGCTCAAGCCTGGCGGCCTGTTCGCGACCTTCTCCTGCACCGGCCTGGTCAGCGAAGACCAGTTCCTCGACATGCTGCGCCGGGCCGCGTTCTATGCCGGGCGCACCGTGCAGGTGCTCAAGGTGTCCGGCGCGGGCGCCGATCACCCGTGGTTGGCGCAGGTGCCGGAGTCGCGGTATCTCAAGGCGGTGTTCTGTCGCGTGTTGGATTGA
- a CDS encoding M20/M25/M40 family metallo-hydrolase yields the protein MRYSPFRSVVGLCLIATLAACQRAAPPPPAPDGYDESAGADARRIESDLRFLADDLLEGREAGTRGYDLAALYVAERLRAIGLRPAGDDGRYFQRVPLLRAKRVDGGGSLVIRRDGAATALKFREQFLPQLNFDRGDARVSAAAVFVGQAVRAPELEQDDFADVDLRGKIAVLFHGAPPRFDTDRRAFYSSFREKFAALVERGAIGAVIVSTDDEEKRQPWARGAENWARPGMRLRDADGRALDTFPQLQVIAQVSAAGAGALLDAGGHTAAALFRDAREGKLRGFELPGTIELSAQTRIEPAESRNVVAVLPGTDAALKREHVLFSAHLDHIGIGAPVQGDAIYNGALDNALGVAIMLEAAQQLARSKTPPKRSLLFVAVTAEEKGLLGAEWYARHPTVPRDSLVANVNMDMPVLLVPTRDVVPIGVEHSSLQAVLDRAADEVGVSLSPDPSPQESVFIRSDQFAFIRAGVPAVYLTGGVKARQSGVDAGKHQRDFLSERYHQPGDDATQPIQYGDAARLARLNARIGQSVADAPQRPRWNAGDFFGERFGGLDARASSRGAAATR from the coding sequence ATGCGCTACTCGCCCTTCCGGTCCGTCGTCGGCCTTTGCCTGATCGCCACCCTCGCCGCCTGCCAGCGCGCCGCACCACCGCCGCCGGCGCCGGACGGCTACGACGAAAGCGCCGGCGCCGACGCGCGCCGCATCGAATCGGACTTGCGCTTTCTCGCCGACGATCTACTCGAAGGCCGCGAGGCCGGTACCCGCGGTTACGACCTGGCGGCGTTGTACGTCGCCGAACGCCTGCGCGCGATCGGGCTGCGCCCGGCCGGCGACGACGGTCGCTATTTCCAGCGCGTGCCGCTGCTGCGCGCGAAACGCGTCGACGGCGGCGGCTCGCTGGTGATCCGCCGCGACGGGGCCGCCACCGCCTTGAAGTTCCGCGAGCAGTTCCTGCCGCAGCTCAATTTCGATCGCGGCGATGCGCGGGTGAGCGCGGCGGCGGTGTTCGTCGGCCAAGCGGTGCGTGCGCCGGAACTCGAGCAGGACGATTTCGCCGACGTCGACCTGCGCGGCAAGATCGCGGTGTTGTTCCACGGCGCGCCGCCGCGCTTCGATACCGACCGGCGCGCGTTCTACAGCTCGTTCCGGGAAAAATTCGCCGCCCTGGTCGAGCGCGGCGCGATCGGCGCGGTGATCGTCTCCACCGACGACGAAGAGAAGCGCCAGCCCTGGGCGCGCGGCGCCGAGAACTGGGCCCGCCCGGGCATGCGCCTGCGCGATGCCGATGGCCGCGCGCTGGATACCTTCCCGCAACTGCAGGTGATCGCCCAGGTCAGCGCGGCCGGCGCCGGCGCCCTGCTCGACGCCGGCGGCCACACCGCCGCGGCGCTGTTTCGCGATGCGCGCGAGGGCAAGCTGCGCGGCTTCGAGCTGCCCGGCACGATCGAACTGTCGGCGCAGACGCGCATCGAGCCGGCCGAATCGCGCAACGTGGTAGCGGTGCTGCCCGGCACCGATGCCGCACTCAAGCGCGAGCACGTGTTGTTCAGCGCCCACCTCGACCACATCGGCATCGGCGCGCCGGTACAGGGCGATGCGATCTACAACGGCGCGCTCGACAATGCCCTGGGCGTGGCGATCATGCTCGAAGCCGCGCAACAGCTCGCGCGTTCGAAGACCCCGCCGAAGCGTTCGCTGCTGTTCGTCGCGGTGACCGCCGAAGAGAAAGGCCTGCTCGGCGCGGAGTGGTATGCGCGGCATCCGACGGTACCGCGCGACTCGCTGGTCGCCAACGTCAACATGGACATGCCGGTGCTGTTGGTGCCGACCCGCGACGTGGTGCCGATCGGGGTCGAGCATTCCAGCCTGCAGGCGGTGCTGGACCGGGCCGCGGACGAAGTCGGGGTGAGCCTGTCGCCGGATCCCTCGCCGCAGGAAAGCGTGTTCATCCGTAGTGACCAGTTCGCTTTCATCCGCGCCGGCGTGCCGGCGGTGTACCTGACCGGCGGGGTGAAGGCACGGCAGTCCGGCGTCGATGCCGGCAAACACCAACGCGATTTCCTGAGCGAGCGCTATCACCAGCCCGGCGACGATGCGACCCAGCCGATCCAGTACGGCGATGCCGCACGCCTGGCCCGGCTCAACGCGCGCATCGGCCAGTCGGTCGCCGACGCGCCGCAGCGGCCGCGCTGGAACGCCGGCGACTTCTTCGGCGAGCGCTTCGGCGGCCTCGATGCACGTGCATCGTCGAGGGGTGCCGCGGCAACCCGCTGA
- the mlaD gene encoding outer membrane lipid asymmetry maintenance protein MlaD, translating into MSVRSPRIEFAVGAFLLLALASLLVLAIASTNGKFGFGRSSYEITARFTTIGALRPNAPVKIGGVTVGQVADISLDPVKYSSIVTLAIDNRYQNLSADTAAGIFTSGLLGESYIGLTPGGDPDNLKPGDEIYLTQPAVDLIQLVGKYMFSGGGAQGGNAAGDSAAKPADAGVPDYLQGEAAPSTDETKK; encoded by the coding sequence ATGTCCGTACGCAGTCCCCGCATCGAATTCGCCGTAGGCGCATTCCTGCTGCTCGCCCTGGCTTCGCTGCTGGTGCTGGCGATCGCCTCCACCAACGGCAAGTTCGGCTTCGGCCGCAGCAGCTACGAGATCACCGCGCGCTTCACCACCATCGGCGCGCTGCGCCCGAACGCGCCGGTCAAGATCGGCGGCGTGACCGTGGGCCAGGTCGCCGACATTTCGCTCGACCCGGTCAAGTACAGCTCGATCGTGACCCTGGCCATCGACAACCGCTACCAGAACCTGTCGGCCGACACCGCCGCCGGCATCTTCACCAGCGGCCTATTGGGCGAAAGCTACATCGGCCTGACCCCGGGCGGCGACCCGGACAACCTCAAGCCCGGCGACGAGATCTACCTGACCCAGCCGGCCGTCGACCTGATCCAGCTGGTCGGCAAGTACATGTTCAGCGGCGGTGGCGCACAAGGCGGCAATGCGGCCGGCGATTCGGCCGCCAAGCCCGCCGACGCCGGCGTTCCCGACTATCTCCAGGGCGAAGCCGCCCCCTCCACCGACGAGACCAAGAAATGA
- a CDS encoding MlaA family lipoprotein, with translation MRPHALSLSLGLALAALHSVPAFAQDATPASAAEATLVSATAQNEPALATPSVESLALTDTATTPADAAATTPADTAQAATAEPALDYALAQVESSQAQPAQPDPNAPAAEAAEPPPATATGEPSAADDQRTEAERDFDALYGTPAQEYDPVADPTLPAPASVPGAFDPWEKYNRKMHRFNMAVDRGVARPLARAYSKVVPRPVRLGVSNFFNNLGQPVSILNALLQGKPKQAAQALGRFALNTTLGIGGIFDPASDAKLPNRSEDFGQTLGVWGWKRSRYVELPFFGPRTVRDSFGALGDAPLSPLRHVERDRIRIPLQGLQLVDVRAQLLPLDSLRDGAEDEYALVRDSWTQRRDYQIFGDRLDKNGDSALPEYLQDDSNPSVPADAMPVMPTDGGR, from the coding sequence ATGCGCCCCCACGCACTCTCACTCTCGCTCGGCCTGGCCTTGGCCGCGCTGCATTCCGTACCGGCTTTCGCGCAGGACGCGACCCCGGCCTCCGCCGCCGAAGCGACCCTCGTAAGCGCCACGGCGCAGAACGAACCGGCGCTCGCGACGCCATCCGTCGAATCGCTCGCGCTCACCGACACGGCGACCACGCCGGCCGATGCGGCCGCGACGACGCCGGCCGACACGGCGCAGGCGGCAACGGCCGAGCCCGCTCTCGACTACGCCCTCGCCCAGGTCGAATCGAGCCAGGCCCAACCGGCACAGCCCGATCCGAATGCGCCCGCGGCCGAAGCCGCCGAGCCGCCGCCGGCCACCGCCACGGGCGAACCGAGCGCGGCCGACGACCAGCGCACCGAGGCCGAGCGCGATTTCGACGCGCTGTACGGCACCCCGGCGCAGGAGTACGACCCGGTCGCCGACCCGACCCTGCCGGCGCCGGCTTCGGTCCCGGGCGCGTTCGACCCGTGGGAGAAGTACAACCGCAAGATGCACCGCTTCAACATGGCGGTGGATCGCGGCGTCGCCCGCCCGCTCGCGCGCGCCTACTCCAAGGTCGTGCCGCGTCCGGTGCGCCTGGGCGTCAGCAACTTCTTCAACAACCTCGGCCAGCCGGTGTCGATCCTCAACGCGCTGCTGCAGGGCAAGCCCAAGCAGGCCGCGCAGGCGCTCGGCCGCTTCGCGCTCAACACCACGCTCGGCATCGGCGGCATCTTCGATCCGGCCAGTGACGCCAAGCTGCCCAACCGCAGCGAAGACTTCGGCCAGACCCTCGGCGTGTGGGGCTGGAAGCGCTCGCGCTATGTCGAGCTGCCGTTCTTCGGCCCGCGCACCGTGCGCGACTCCTTCGGCGCCCTCGGCGATGCGCCGTTGAGCCCGCTGCGCCACGTCGAACGCGACCGCATCCGCATCCCGCTGCAGGGCCTGCAACTGGTCGACGTGCGCGCCCAGCTGCTGCCGCTCGACAGCCTGCGCGACGGCGCCGAGGACGAGTACGCCCTGGTCCGCGACTCCTGGACCCAGCGCCGGGACTACCAGATCTTCGGCGACCGCCTCGACAAGAACGGCGACAGCGCCCTGCCGGAGTACCTGCAGGACGACAGCAACCCCAGCGTGCCGGCCGACGCGATGCCGGTGATGCCGACCGACGGCGGCCGCTGA
- a CDS encoding transporter, whose protein sequence is MPRRVGGVGALATTLAITTAQAAAQTSESPQPPSFDRPGISFSTDTLPRGAFAWEQGLPDFERNDDGGSRSRLYSANTNLRLGLSERVELQLATSAYNRLSERDGDGSRSRHGAGDTGLALKVALPSSHEAFSWAVLGAVTAASGERDFSNGATQYTLGTTLGYDFNERVAGALYFNLDRSDGVDTWTWSPSLSFALSDRTGIYVEAGMSCSDHASTTSVAGGGVTWMATPRVQLDASFDVGLDRNSPDLQGGLGASFYFD, encoded by the coding sequence TTGCCGCGGCGCGTGGGGGGGGTCGGCGCGCTCGCCACGACGCTCGCCATCACGACCGCGCAGGCCGCCGCGCAAACCTCCGAATCCCCGCAACCGCCTTCGTTCGACCGGCCCGGCATCTCGTTCTCGACCGACACCCTGCCGCGCGGCGCCTTCGCCTGGGAGCAGGGCCTGCCGGATTTCGAGCGCAACGACGACGGCGGCAGCCGCAGCCGGCTCTACAGTGCGAACACCAATCTGCGTCTGGGCCTGAGCGAGCGGGTCGAGCTGCAACTGGCGACCTCGGCCTATAACCGGCTGAGCGAACGCGACGGCGACGGCAGCCGCTCCCGCCATGGCGCCGGCGACACCGGCCTGGCCCTCAAGGTCGCGCTGCCGTCCTCGCACGAAGCGTTTTCGTGGGCCGTGCTCGGCGCGGTCACCGCCGCCAGTGGCGAGCGCGATTTCAGCAACGGTGCGACCCAGTACACCCTCGGCACCACGCTGGGCTACGACTTCAACGAGCGCGTTGCCGGCGCGCTGTACTTCAACCTCGACCGCAGCGACGGCGTCGACACCTGGACCTGGTCGCCGAGCCTGAGCTTCGCGCTCAGCGACCGCACCGGGATCTATGTCGAGGCCGGTATGTCGTGCAGCGATCACGCCTCGACCACTTCGGTCGCGGGCGGCGGGGTCACCTGGATGGCGACCCCGCGCGTGCAGCTCGACGCGTCCTTCGACGTCGGCCTGGACCGCAACAGCCCTGACCTACAGGGAGGTCTTGGGGCGTCGTTCTACTTCGACTGA
- the rmuC gene encoding DNA recombination protein RmuC encodes MPLTAALVAILFALLIGAVLAWLLARAGAARALEAARAELGTQLNAANQERAQLQERAARIPELQSRLGELESLRDQLVRDSGVLRESIGRVGAELAKEQDSLRVARSNLEETERVRDRHAAEANRLSVQAAELATQLDAERNQSQAKIAQLREVREELTSEFKNLANDILEEKSKRFTEQNRSHLGLLLDPLQKKLVEFQSKVETVYDNETRDRTALGEQVRQLMALNQSLSDDAKNLTSALKGSSKAQGAWGELILERVLESAGLRKGEEYDVQESHNSEDGERRPDVTVHLPEDRHLVIDSKVSLTAYEEYASGEDDEQRARALKRHMDSVRAHMRGLSEKRYQDLYGLRSLDFVLMFVPIEPAFMLAVTNDRNLFMDGWQRNVLMVSPSTLLFVVRTVAHLWRQEAQNRNAQEIAKRGAQLYDRLCAFVADLEKVGDRIGQAKDSFDAARDKLSRNKGSVIRQAEMLKDMGVKPNKALPPKLVELSADEDVASEDGEEGVRPIEGAAGLLPLGGDEAPQA; translated from the coding sequence ATGCCCCTGACCGCTGCCCTCGTTGCCATCCTGTTCGCGTTGTTGATCGGCGCCGTCCTCGCCTGGCTGCTGGCCCGGGCCGGCGCCGCGAGAGCGTTGGAGGCGGCGCGCGCGGAGTTGGGCACGCAGTTGAATGCGGCCAACCAGGAGCGGGCCCAGTTGCAGGAGCGCGCTGCGCGCATACCGGAGTTGCAATCGCGTCTCGGCGAACTCGAAAGTCTGCGCGATCAGTTGGTGCGCGACAGCGGCGTGCTGCGCGAGTCGATCGGTCGCGTCGGCGCCGAGCTGGCCAAGGAGCAGGACAGCTTGCGGGTGGCGCGGTCGAACCTGGAAGAGACCGAGCGCGTGCGCGATCGGCATGCCGCCGAGGCCAACCGCCTGTCGGTGCAGGCCGCCGAACTGGCGACCCAGCTCGACGCCGAACGTAATCAGTCGCAGGCCAAGATCGCCCAACTGCGCGAAGTGCGCGAAGAGCTGACTTCCGAGTTCAAGAACCTCGCCAACGACATCCTCGAAGAAAAGAGCAAGCGCTTCACCGAGCAGAATCGCAGCCATCTCGGCTTGCTGCTCGATCCGCTGCAGAAGAAGTTGGTCGAATTCCAGAGCAAGGTCGAAACGGTCTACGACAACGAGACCCGCGACCGCACCGCGCTCGGCGAGCAGGTGCGCCAGCTCATGGCGCTGAACCAGTCGCTCAGCGACGATGCCAAGAACCTCACCAGCGCGCTCAAGGGGTCGAGCAAGGCGCAGGGCGCCTGGGGCGAGTTGATCCTCGAACGCGTGCTGGAGTCGGCCGGGTTGCGCAAGGGCGAGGAGTACGACGTCCAGGAAAGCCACAACAGCGAGGACGGCGAACGCCGTCCCGACGTCACCGTGCATCTGCCCGAGGACCGGCATCTGGTGATCGACTCCAAGGTTTCGCTGACCGCGTACGAGGAGTACGCGAGCGGCGAAGACGACGAGCAACGCGCGCGCGCGCTCAAGCGTCACATGGACTCGGTGCGCGCGCACATGCGCGGGCTGTCGGAAAAGCGCTACCAGGACCTTTACGGCCTGCGTTCGCTCGATTTCGTCTTGATGTTTGTGCCGATCGAGCCGGCCTTCATGCTTGCCGTCACCAACGACCGCAATCTGTTCATGGACGGATGGCAGCGCAACGTGCTGATGGTCAGCCCGTCGACCTTGCTGTTCGTGGTGCGCACCGTCGCGCATCTGTGGCGGCAGGAAGCGCAGAACCGCAATGCCCAGGAAATCGCCAAGCGCGGTGCGCAGCTCTACGACCGTTTGTGCGCCTTCGTCGCCGACCTGGAGAAAGTCGGCGACCGCATCGGCCAGGCCAAGGACAGCTTCGATGCCGCGCGCGACAAGCTCAGCCGCAACAAGGGCAGTGTGATCCGCCAGGCCGAGATGCTGAAGGACATGGGCGTGAAGCCGAACAAGGCCTTGCCGCCGAAATTGGTCGAGTTGTCGGCCGACGAGGACGTTGCCTCGGAAGACGGCGAAGAGGGCGTGCGGCCGATCGAAGGGGCCGCGGGCTTGTTGCCGCTGGGCGGGGATGAAGCGCCGCAGGCTTGA
- a CDS encoding STAS domain-containing protein has protein sequence MGAATARDAAGVRKDGDALVFSGALDRDAAATLWSQARALVGGVRRFDLNAVTEVDSAGLALLAELAAQVEGVEVVGTPAGLSELRAAYRLDDALGFGR, from the coding sequence ATGGGCGCAGCGACCGCCCGCGACGCCGCCGGCGTGCGCAAGGACGGCGACGCGCTGGTGTTCAGCGGCGCGCTCGACCGTGACGCGGCGGCGACGCTGTGGTCGCAGGCGCGCGCGCTGGTCGGCGGCGTGCGCCGCTTCGACCTCAACGCAGTGACCGAGGTCGACAGCGCCGGACTGGCGCTGTTGGCCGAGCTCGCCGCGCAGGTCGAAGGCGTCGAAGTGGTCGGCACGCCGGCCGGGCTGAGCGAGTTGCGCGCGGCCTACCGGCTCGACGACGCGCTCGGTTTCGGTCGCTAA